The following proteins are encoded in a genomic region of Pagrus major chromosome 16, Pma_NU_1.0:
- the LOC141010326 gene encoding uncharacterized protein isoform X2 — MLTATYEESDHSESEPKSDHQLLSNNSHVAESQDQKGGKHGDSGSAGDGEPKQKKRHHGSKSHSDNAKNSTSSDICHNTHPGKTSFKCDTCGKAFKFKSRLNAHLRTHTGEKPHSCKTCGKAFSQSVHLTVHMRIHTGEKPFNCEICGKSFNRNGNFKIHMRIHTGEKPYTCNTCGKTFSRSESLTVHMRTHTGEKPYSCQVCGKTFSQNENLAAHMRTHTGEKPYSCQTCGKTFKTHGELNVHMRTHKGEKPYTCKICGKAFRWRANLIVHMRTHTGEKPYSCQVCGKTFSQNERLRAHMRTHTGEKPYSCKTCGNTFRQREALTVHMRTHTGEKPYTCKICGKAFRRSDHLKVHMRTHRGEKPYSCQTCEIKEEQEELCTSREGEQLVLKVETDTVMLTPTYEESDHSEAEPKSDHQLLSNNSHVAESQDQKGGKHGDSGSAGDGEPKQKKRHHGSKSPSDDAKNSTSSDIHHNTHPELPQQHVCKEEEVLTDQQVCNQERNSSLDQEDPEPPEIKEEQEELCISREGEQLVLKVETDTVMLTPIYEESDHSEAEPKSDHQLLSNNSHVAESQDQKGGKHGDSGSAGDGEPKEKKRHHESKSHSDNAKNSTSSDIRHNTHPGKTSFKCDTCGKAFKFKSRLNAHLRTHTGEKPYSCQTCGKTFKTCGELNVHMRIHTGEKPYTCKICGKAFRCRANLIVHMRTHTGEKPYSCQTCGKTFKTCGELNLHMRIHTGEKPYTCKICGKAFSHSTHLTRHMRIHTGEKPYTCKTCGKAFSRSTNLTVHMRTHTSEMPYSCQTCGKTFNQNSNLTVHMRTHTSEMPYSCQTCGKTFNQNSNLTVHMRTHTGDKPYSCQVCGKAFARSAELTVHSRTHTGEKPYSCQVCGKTFSQNERLRAHMRTHTGEKPYSCKTCGNTFRQREALTVHMRTHTGEKPYTCKTCGKAFSRSTYLTVHMRTHTGEKPYTCKTCGKAFSQSVHLTVHMRTHTGDKPYTCKTCGKTFTRSGDLTVHMRTHTGDKPYTCKTCGKTFTRSGDLTVHMRTHTGKKSFKCDTCGKAFNFKSLLNVHLRTHTGEKPYSCKTCGKTFSRSSSLPVHMRIHTGEKPYTCKTCGKAFSRSESLPVHMRTHTGEKRYTCQTCGKTFTRSADLTVHMRTHTGEKPYTCKTCGKAFARSADLTVHMRTHTGEKPYSCQTCGKTFSTSTHLTAHMRTHTGETPYSCQTCGKTFNKNSNLTVHARIHTGEKPYTCNKCGKAFSRSESLTVHMRIHTGETPYSCQTCGKTFRTSTHLTAHMRIHTGEKPFTCDICGMAFGLGTHLTRHMMVHRGETPYSCNTCGKTFKQHSNLTVHMRTHTREEPYSCNKYVTGCLRNRVSGFQRKKIL, encoded by the exons ATGTTGACTGCAACTTATGAAgaaagtgaccacagtgaatcagaaccaaaaagtgaccaccagctcctctctaacaactctcatgtagctgagagccaagatcagaaaggaggaaaacatggagattcaggatcagctggagatggagagccaaaacaaaagaaaagacatcacggaagcaaaagtcacagtgataatgcaaaaaactctacctcatcagacatttgccataacactcacccaggtaaaacgtctttcaaatgtgacacatgtggaaaggcTTTTAAGTTTAAGTCCCGATTGAATGCACACctaagaacccacacaggtgagaagccgcattcttgcaaaacatgtgggaaagctttcagccaaagtgttcacttaacagtccacatgagaatccacacaggtgagaagccttttaactgtgaaatttgtgggaAGTCTTTCAACCGAAATGGTAACTTTAAAattcacatgagaatccacactggtgagaagccttatacttgcaacacatgtgggaagactttcagccGAAGTGAAtccttaacagtccacatgagaacgcacacaggtgagaagccttattcttgccaagtatgtgggaagactttcagccAAAATGAAAACTTAGCAGcccacatgagaacccacacaggtgagaagccgtattcttgccaaacatgtgggaagactttcaagactCATGGTGAATTGAATGtgcacatgagaacccacaaaggtgagaagccgtatacttgcaaaatatgtgggaaagctttcaggtGGCGTGCAAACTTAAtagtccacatgagaacccacacaggtgagaagccttattcttgccaagtatgtgggaagactttcagccAAAATGAAAGATTGAGAGCTCACATGcgaacccacacaggtgagaagccgtactcttgcaaaacatgtgggaataCTTTCCGCCAAAGGGAAgccttaacagtccacatgagaacccacacaggtgagaagccgtatacttgcaaaatatgtgggaaagctttcaggcGTTCTGATCACTTAaaagtccacatgagaacccacagaggtgagaagccttattcttgccaaacatgtgagattaaagaggaacaggaggaactctgcaccagtcgggagggagagcagcttgtactgaaggttGAGACAGATACCGTCATGTTGACTCcaacttatgaggaaagtgaccacagtgaagcagaaccaaaaagtgaccaccagctcctctctaacaactctcatgtagctgagagccaagatcagaaaggaggaaaacatggagattcaggatcagctggagatggagagccaaaacaaaagaaaagacatcacgGAAGCAAAAGTCCCAGTGATGATGCAAAAAACTCTACCTCATCAGACATTCACCATAACACTCACCCAG agctcccacagcaacatgtctgtaaggaggaggaggttctcaCTGACCAGCAGGTTTgtaaccaggagaggaactccagtctggaccaagaggacccagagcctccagagattaaagaggaacaggaggaactctgcatcagtcgggagggagagcagcttgtactgaaggttgagacggataccgtcatgttgactccaatttatgaggaaagtgaccacagtgaagcagaaccaaaaagtgaccaccagctcctctctaacaactctcatgtagctgagagccaagatcagaaaggaggaaaacatggagattcaggatcagctggagatggagagccaaaagaaaagaaaagacatcacgaaagcaaaagtcacagtgataatgcaaaaaactctacctcatcagacattcgccataacactcacccaggtaaaacgtctttcaaatgtgacacatgtggaaaggcTTTTAAGTTTAAGTCCCGATTGAATGCACACctaagaacccacacaggtgagaagccgtattcttgccaaacatgcgggaagactttcaagactTGTGGTGAATTGAATgtgcacatgagaatccacacaggtgagaagccgtatacttgcaaaataTGTGGGAAAGCCTTTAGGTGTCGTGCTAACTTAAtagtccacatgagaacccacacaggtgagaagccgtattcttgccaaacatgtgggaagactttcaagactTGTGGTGAATTGAAtctgcacatgagaatccacacaggtgagaagccgtatacttgcaaaatatgtgggaaagctttcagccacAGTACTCACTTAACTcgtcacatgagaatccacacaggtgagaagccttatacttgcaaaacatgtgggaaagctttcagccgaAGTACtaacttaacagtccacatgagaacccacacaagTGAGATGCcatattcttgccaaacatgtgggaagactttcaatcaaaacagtaacttaacagtccacatgagaacccacacaagTGAGATGCcatattcttgccaaacatgtgggaagactttcaatcAAAACAGTAACTTAACCGttcacatgagaacccacacaggtgacaagccttattcttgccaaGTATGTGGGAAAGCCTTCGCTCGAAGTGCTGAATTAACAGTCCACTcaagaacccacacaggtgagaagccttattcttgccaagtgtgtgggaagactttcagccAAAATGAAAGATTGAGAGCTCACATGcgaacccacacaggtgagaagccgtactcttgcaaaacatgtgggaataCTTTCCGCCAAAGGGAAgccttaacagtccacatgagaacccacacaggtgagaaaccatatacttgcaaaacatgtgggaaagctttcagccgaAGTACTtacttaacagtccacatgagaacccacacaggtgagaaaccatatacttgcaaaacatgtgggaaagctttcagccaaaGTGTTCACTTAACCGttcacatgagaacccacacaggtgacaagccgtatacttgcaaaacatgtgggaagactttcaccCGAAGTGGtgacttaacagtccacatgagaacccacacaggtgacaagccgtatacttgcaaaacatgtgggaagactttcaccCGAAGTGGtgacttaacagtccacatgagaacccacacag gtaaaaagtctttcaaatgtgacacatgtggaaaggcTTTTAATTTTAAGTCCCTATTGAATGTACACctaagaacccacacaggtgagaagccttattcttgcaaaacatgtgggaagactttcagccGAAGTTCATCCTTACCAGTTCACATGAGAattcacacaggtgagaaaccatatacttgcaaaacatgtgggaaagctttcagccgaAGTGAATCTTTACCAGTTCACATGagaactcacacaggtgagaagcgGTAtacttgccaaacatgtgggaagactttcactCGAAGTGCtgacttaacagtccacatgagaacccacacaggtgagaagccatatacttgcaaaacatgtgggaaagctttcgcTCGAAGTGCtgacttaacagtccacatgagaacccacacaggtgagaaaccgtattcttgccaaacatgtgggaagactttcagtACAAGTACTCACTTGACAGcccacatgagaacccacacaggtgagacaccgtattcttgccaaacatgtgggaagacttttaataaaaacagtaacTTAACAGTTCACGcgagaatccacacaggtgagaagccgtatacttgcaacaaatgtgggaaagctttcagccgtAGTGAATCCTTAACAGTTCACATGAGGATCCACACGGGCGAGACAccgtattcttgccaaacatgtgggaagactttccgCACAAGTACTCACTTAACAGcccacatgagaatccacacaggtgagaagccttttaCCTGTGATATTTGTGGGATGGCTTTTGGGCTTGGTACTCACTTAACCCGTCACATGATGGTCCACAGAGGTGAGACGCCGTATTCTTGCAacacatgtgggaagactttcaaacAACACAGtaacttaacagtccacatgagaactcACACACGTGAGGAACCGTATTCTTGCAACAAATACGTTACAGGCTGTTTAAGAAACCGTGtgagcggtttccaacgaaagaagATTCTTTAA
- the LOC141010326 gene encoding uncharacterized protein isoform X5, translating to MLTATYEESDHSESEPKSDHQLLSNNSHVAESQDQKGGKHGDSGSAGDGEPKQKKRHHGSKSHSDNAKNSTSSDICHNTHPGKTSFKCDTCGKAFKFKSRLNAHLRTHTGEKPHSCKTCGKAFSQSVHLTVHMRIHTGEKPFNCEICGKSFNRNGNFKIHMRIHTGEKPYTCNTCGKTFSRSESLTVHMRTHTGEKPYSCQVCGKTFSQNENLAAHMRTHTGEKPYSCQTCGKTFKTHGELNVHMRTHKGEKPYTCKICGKAFRWRANLIVHMRTHTGEKPYSCQVCGKTFSQNERLRAHMRTHTGEKPYSCKTCGNTFRQREALTVHMRTHTGEKPYTCKICGKAFRRSDHLKVHMRTHRGEKPYSCQTCEIKEEQEELCTSREGEQLVLKVETDTVMLTPTYEESDHSEAEPKSDHQLLSNNSHVAESQDQKGGKHGDSGSAGDGEPKQKKRHHGSKSPSDDAKNSTSSDIHHNTHPGKTSFKCDTCGKAFKFKSLLNRHVRTHTGEKPYSCKTCGKTFKTHSELNRHVRTHTGEKPYSCKTCGKTFKTHSELNVHMRIHTGEKPYTCKTCGKAFTRSGDLTVHMRIHTGEKPYTCKTCGKAFSQSTYLTVHMRTHTGEKPYSCKTCGKTFKTRDELNRHMRIHTGEKPYTCKTCGKAFRCSAHLTVHMRTHTGEKPYTCQTCGKTFSKNESLGIHMRTHTGEKPYTCKTCGKAFRCSAHLTLHMRTHTGEKPYSCQTCGKTFKTCGELNLHMRIHTGEKPYTCKICGKAFSHSTHLTRHMRIHTGEKPYTCKTCGKAFSRSTNLTVHMRTHTSEKPYTCKTCGKAFSQSSLLNVHLRTHTGEKPYSCKTCGKTFSRSSSLPVHMRIHTGEKPYTCKTCGKAFSRSESLPVHMRTHTGEKRYTCQTCGKTFTRSADLTVHMRTHTGEKPYTCKTCGKAFARSADLTVHMRTHTGEKPYSCQTCGKTFSTSTHLTAHMRTHTGETPYSCQTCGKTFNKNSNLTVHARIHTGEKPYTCNKCGKAFSRSESLTVHMRIHTGETPYSCQTCGKTFRTSTHLTAHMRIHTGEKPFTCDICGMAFGLGTHLTRHMMVHRGETPYSCNTCGKTFKQHSNLTVHMRTHTREEPYSCNKYVTGCLRNRVSGFQRKKIL from the exons ATGTTGACTGCAACTTATGAAgaaagtgaccacagtgaatcagaaccaaaaagtgaccaccagctcctctctaacaactctcatgtagctgagagccaagatcagaaaggaggaaaacatggagattcaggatcagctggagatggagagccaaaacaaaagaaaagacatcacggaagcaaaagtcacagtgataatgcaaaaaactctacctcatcagacatttgccataacactcacccaggtaaaacgtctttcaaatgtgacacatgtggaaaggcTTTTAAGTTTAAGTCCCGATTGAATGCACACctaagaacccacacaggtgagaagccgcattcttgcaaaacatgtgggaaagctttcagccaaagtgttcacttaacagtccacatgagaatccacacaggtgagaagccttttaactgtgaaatttgtgggaAGTCTTTCAACCGAAATGGTAACTTTAAAattcacatgagaatccacactggtgagaagccttatacttgcaacacatgtgggaagactttcagccGAAGTGAAtccttaacagtccacatgagaacgcacacaggtgagaagccttattcttgccaagtatgtgggaagactttcagccAAAATGAAAACTTAGCAGcccacatgagaacccacacaggtgagaagccgtattcttgccaaacatgtgggaagactttcaagactCATGGTGAATTGAATGtgcacatgagaacccacaaaggtgagaagccgtatacttgcaaaatatgtgggaaagctttcaggtGGCGTGCAAACTTAAtagtccacatgagaacccacacaggtgagaagccttattcttgccaagtatgtgggaagactttcagccAAAATGAAAGATTGAGAGCTCACATGcgaacccacacaggtgagaagccgtactcttgcaaaacatgtgggaataCTTTCCGCCAAAGGGAAgccttaacagtccacatgagaacccacacaggtgagaagccgtatacttgcaaaatatgtgggaaagctttcaggcGTTCTGATCACTTAaaagtccacatgagaacccacagaggtgagaagccttattcttgccaaacatgtgagattaaagaggaacaggaggaactctgcaccagtcgggagggagagcagcttgtactgaaggttGAGACAGATACCGTCATGTTGACTCcaacttatgaggaaagtgaccacagtgaagcagaaccaaaaagtgaccaccagctcctctctaacaactctcatgtagctgagagccaagatcagaaaggaggaaaacatggagattcaggatcagctggagatggagagccaaaacaaaagaaaagacatcacgGAAGCAAAAGTCCCAGTGATGATGCAAAAAACTCTACCTCATCAGACATTCACCATAACACTCACCCAGGTAAAACgtctttcaaatgtgacacatgtggaaaggcTTTTAAGTTTAAGTCCCTATTGAATAGACACGTcagaacccacacaggtgagaagccttattcttgcaaaacatgtgggaagactttcaagactCATAGTGAATTGAATAGACACGTcagaacccacacaggtgagaagccttattcttgcaaaacatgtgggaagactttcaagactCATAGTGAATTGAATgtgcacatgagaatccacactggtgagaagccgtatacttgcaaaacatgtgggaaagcttttaCTCGAAGTGGtgacttaacagtccacatgagaatccacacaggtgagaagccgtatacttgcaaaacatgtgggaaagctttcagccaaaGTACTtacttaacagtccacatgagaacccacacaggtgagaagccttattcttgcaaaacatgtggcaAGACTTTCAAGACTCGTGATGAATTGAATCggcacatgagaatccacactggtgagaagccgtatacttgcaaaacatgtgggaaagctttcaggtGTTCTgctcacttaacagtccacatgagaacccacacaggtgagaaaccatatacttgccaaacatgtgggaagactttcagcaAAAATGAATCCTTAGGAAttcacatgagaacccacacaggtgagaagccgtatacttgcaaaacatgtgggaaagctttcaggtGTTCTGCTCACTTAACTc tccacatgagaacccacacaggtgagaagccgtattcttgccaaacatgtgggaagactttcaagactTGTGGTGAATTGAAtctgcacatgagaatccacacaggtgagaagccgtatacttgcaaaatatgtgggaaagctttcagccacAGTACTCACTTAACTcgtcacatgagaatccacacaggtgagaagccttatacttgcaaaacatgtgggaaagctttcagccgaAGTACtaacttaacagtccacatgagaacccacacaa gtgagaaaccatatacttgcaaaacatgtgggaaagctttcagccaaaGT TCCCTATTGAATGTACACctaagaacccacacaggtgagaagccttattcttgcaaaacatgtgggaagactttcagccGAAGTTCATCCTTACCAGTTCACATGAGAattcacacaggtgagaaaccatatacttgcaaaacatgtgggaaagctttcagccgaAGTGAATCTTTACCAGTTCACATGagaactcacacaggtgagaagcgGTAtacttgccaaacatgtgggaagactttcactCGAAGTGCtgacttaacagtccacatgagaacccacacaggtgagaagccatatacttgcaaaacatgtgggaaagctttcgcTCGAAGTGCtgacttaacagtccacatgagaacccacacaggtgagaaaccgtattcttgccaaacatgtgggaagactttcagtACAAGTACTCACTTGACAGcccacatgagaacccacacaggtgagacaccgtattcttgccaaacatgtgggaagacttttaataaaaacagtaacTTAACAGTTCACGcgagaatccacacaggtgagaagccgtatacttgcaacaaatgtgggaaagctttcagccgtAGTGAATCCTTAACAGTTCACATGAGGATCCACACGGGCGAGACAccgtattcttgccaaacatgtgggaagactttccgCACAAGTACTCACTTAACAGcccacatgagaatccacacaggtgagaagccttttaCCTGTGATATTTGTGGGATGGCTTTTGGGCTTGGTACTCACTTAACCCGTCACATGATGGTCCACAGAGGTGAGACGCCGTATTCTTGCAacacatgtgggaagactttcaaacAACACAGtaacttaacagtccacatgagaactcACACACGTGAGGAACCGTATTCTTGCAACAAATACGTTACAGGCTGTTTAAGAAACCGTGtgagcggtttccaacgaaagaagATTCTTTAA